The Lactuca sativa cultivar Salinas chromosome 2, Lsat_Salinas_v11, whole genome shotgun sequence genome includes the window CCACTTATATTCTATATTCCTGGTGGTCCTGGCACTTCTTCGTTATATACTTTCTTGTATGAAATAGGTACATTTCTTGGAAAATTTCAATACACAGTTTTGTTATTTCTCATGGCTGAACTATTAGACTGTAATTAAAGTGTTTATTGTTATTAACAATCGATATTATAGCATATGACGGGAGATCTTGTTAAAAAATAAGTGACACCTTGAATAATGAATTAAGCTAAACAACCTTAAGGtgtaaatataaatttgttgtgcaATGCACAACTTAACGCACTAGTTCACAGTGCACACGATGATAAACTTACATaaataaaatcaataataatttaaatttaatagGTATATTTATCAAGGTGTGGTCTCTAATTTGTCTTATTTAGGAATTACCTCATGTTGCTACAAAACAATGGTGTCTAGTTCATTTTTAGTCAGTTTCTTCATTAGAATCCCGACCTAAAGAGCCAATCCAGTTTATGACATTTTGGGCTAGTATAAACAACTACAACCAGTCAATTTTCTAAGATTCGAGCATGTGGTCCATGGCCCACATGATCTCCTAGGTCAACGTTTCTTGTTACTCCCCATGTATGAGCTAATTATGAATTCAAATGGACCAAAGGGCAGAGTTTGCATAAATTAAAAAATCTCCTTGAAACGTGTGACAATTGCATAGATCCAACCAGCAAGATAAACAAATCACTTGAAAGCACCAAACTTTCCATGAACACATTACACATATTGTGTCGATTGATCTGAAGAGACGCATATAGGACATGGAAGTGATAGAATGGATATCACGATGTTTGAGAGATTTTATTCAAAAATAACCTCCAACAAGAATATTAACTCTACAAGGAATAAGATTATCCTGCCAAGTGATTCTATTATACTAGAATCATATTACTTCATCCATTATAAAAGACTCCTAAGTTCTCCAAAGCCCATCGTCATAATCTGAATCTTATTGGTACTAGAAACAACTCATATTAATTCAGTATTGAATTGATACAATATATAACCAATGAGGTATTAATTGATGTATGCTAAATGTGGTTGTCTAAGTTGATGAAGTTGTTTTCTTGTAGGTTCACTTCAGTTCGACTTGGATAATAGTCAAGATAATATAACATTAGTCTCCAATCCAAACACATGGACACAggttcacatatatatatatatatatatatatatatatatatatatatatatatatatatatatatatatatccatccACTTATACATTATTTTTATTCTGAATCCGACCTAATATTTATAAAGTAATATTTAATGGTCCATATGGTAATGTATAGATGGCTAATCTTATAATTGTGGACATACCGGCTGGTACTGGCTTTTCCTATGCCGAAACGAAAGATGGATGGATTAGCAGCGACACCATCTTGTCTATCCAAGCTAACGAATTTATAAAGAAGGTCGAACTTAAATTAAATTCAATATAATGTGTTAATATAATAACGCATCacatatttaataaaaatacaagaAATGTATGTTTAGTGCCGAAAGCTTTTTTGTGTTGCAAGATATCTTTGAACAACGTTAAATATGTGTAGTTACAATATAAATTTAATACGCACCATGCATATCATTTTTTATGACATTATATCTCGTGTACATGTGTGTGTACTGACTATACTTGGAAACACATATTACAGACGTTTATTgcacattttttttttttaattaatgactTTTTTTCATtaacctttttattttttatttaaacagTTTCTTCTTGATCACCCCATGTTCTTAAAAAATCCCTTATACATAGGAGGGATTTCTTATACGGGTATGCTCGTTCCCAAAATCGCTCTAGAAATATATGAAGGTACTCATAATAGCATTTCTTTTTACAATATTTCATTTGATGTTGAAAGAAAGTTGTGATATTTGTAACATTTTCACATTTGTAGGCAATGAGCGCGGAGATCAACCAACATTAAATATTCAAGTAAAATTTTTAAACGTTTCTACTTTAGAGCATATTCTTTTCTAAATCATTTGAGAAGTGTCCATCGGTGGAATAACTTTAAAGAAACTTGAAAACCTTTATCTAattcataaaatttaattatatCGTCTTTAATAAAAGCACATATAAATGTAGGGATACATTGTTATCAGTCCTCTCACGGATAAGTTTAAGGATTTCAATTCAAGATTTGAATATGCTCATCGTATGGCACTTATATCAGATGATATTTACAAGGTAATTTTATTATATGTTCATCAAGAAGCTAAAAATTGAAAACAAAGTCTTATcgttaattaatgatttaattttgCAGTCTGCGGTCAATAATTGTTATGGTAACTATGTGAACATCGATAGAACAAACACATTATGTGCAAATAGTCTTGATCAATATGAACAGGTGAGAAGTATGACCTAATTTATACCTACTTATAAAGCTCTTAAACTTGATAAAATGCTATGAAAATTTCACCTTGCAGTGCATAATGCGTCTTAATTTCGATAACATTTTGGAACCATTCTGTGATGAAAATGATCCGGAGCAACATTGCGAAGTAAtgtctctctatctctatctGTCTTCTTTTTTGCTTCTTTCGGACATATATCTTTCTATAAGACGTTGACAATGTTAGTGTTCATAGCTCCTTGATGAATCTATTAGAATCTAAAAGCTAAAACAATGATGGAATCTTAGTGATGTAGTTCACCTTTGATGTGAGAATTAGCCACTAGTTAAAATGATAAAGCCTTATAGGAAAAGTGAGTATAATTCGTCGATTTTTTTCCTTCATGGTATTGACTTTCTCGAATAAGATCCTTTAACTAGCTTATGGAAACTTTTCCTATATATCTTTGATTTGGTCATCATCTATTTGACGTGTAGTATCATATTGTAGTAAGACTAAATAATTATACAAAATAGACATGAATTCATTTTTAGCATTAGCTTTTCCAAATTTACGTTGTAGTAAAGATTTGGTTCCTGATGGGTTTAGAAAAAGCAACAAAATTCTAACATCTATTTTCATCATTTTAGAGCAAATTTAACATGGTTGCCGAGAGTTGGGCAAACTCTGAAGCTGTACAACGAGCTCTCAAC containing:
- the LOC111886709 gene encoding serine carboxypeptidase-like 13; this translates as MESGHNSLMFSFVFVFIFQAYLLIICHSKSVVKALPGYTGDLPFKLETGYVGVGENEDVQLFYLFAESTRNPEVDPLIFYIPGGPGTSSLYTFLYEIGSLQFDLDNSQDNITLVSNPNTWTQMANLIIVDIPAGTGFSYAETKDGWISSDTILSIQANEFIKKFLLDHPMFLKNPLYIGGISYTGMLVPKIALEIYEGNERGDQPTLNIQGYIVISPLTDKFKDFNSRFEYAHRMALISDDIYKSAVNNCYGNYVNIDRTNTLCANSLDQYEQCIMRLNFDNILEPFCDENDPEQHCESKFNMVAESWANSEAVQRALNVRQGKIGKWEMRNDTIHYSQGKNDTFCYSYDIFSSFGYHEKLGSKHCQCFIMSGDHDMTFPYVGVEEWISSLNIAVEIPWKPFYVDSQVGGYEMKYAKNDHYSLTFATVKGAGHMVPYYKPKESTAVIDRWFSSQTYSSDY